From Pseudomonadota bacterium, a single genomic window includes:
- a CDS encoding response regulator: MPDTNMKVLVVDDFATMRRIVKNILTQLGFKNIVEADDGTTALQVLKQEKIDMIISDWNMPKMTGLDLLKSVRADPDLANLPFIMVTAEAQQDNIILAVKAKVSQYIVKPFTAETLSEKIDKIFG, translated from the coding sequence ATGCCCGATACCAATATGAAAGTTCTCGTGGTGGATGATTTCGCAACCATGAGGCGTATTGTAAAGAACATTCTGACTCAGCTGGGCTTTAAGAATATTGTTGAAGCTGACGATGGGACCACCGCCCTGCAGGTACTGAAACAGGAAAAAATCGACATGATCATTTCCGACTGGAACATGCCCAAGATGACAGGCCTTGACCTGCTCAAATCGGTCAGAGCCGACCCCGACCTGGCCAACCTGCCATTCATTATGGTGACCGCTGAGGCACAACAGGACAATATCATCCTGGCAGTTAAAGCCAAGGTCAGCCAGTATATCGTGAAACCCTTCACAGCTGAAACCCTGAGCGAGAAGATCGACAAGATCTTCGGTTAA
- a CDS encoding flagellar biosynthesis protein FlhF: MQIKRFEAADTRTALEMVKKEMGEDAVILSTRTVHGISGRGRGHMEVVAAMDYDLEELSGYQSNKTAAFLPSGTPSAVFPPGKFTTKRPASSEARVLQARFNELYNKNSTLQKRGPLPGPEINRRSRPTRADIDIWRQNLIERLKITPLTCSRSQVPKVMAMVGSTGSGKTTTAAKLAAWFSIRQGLKVTLLSLDCYRIGATEQLRTYARIMRIPCEIVLREEDLDRALAKHSSQDLVIIDTAGRSPYDHKHLAEMTELFSPRTSIKPYLVVNATAKKEDLRHLAKAYQPMSPAGQIITKLDETRAYATLCQHLAETGMPISGLCTGQRVPEDYLPADLGYLSALFTKGWSAAEKSAVFSGLKTWKEN, translated from the coding sequence ATGCAGATAAAAAGATTTGAAGCAGCCGACACCAGAACCGCTCTGGAGATGGTCAAAAAAGAGATGGGTGAAGACGCCGTGATCCTTTCAACACGGACTGTTCATGGAATATCAGGTCGCGGCAGAGGACATATGGAGGTCGTGGCCGCCATGGATTATGACCTCGAAGAACTCTCAGGGTATCAAAGTAACAAAACCGCCGCCTTTCTCCCCTCGGGAACTCCTTCTGCCGTTTTCCCGCCCGGAAAATTCACGACAAAAAGGCCGGCTTCTTCCGAAGCACGGGTCCTGCAGGCCAGATTCAACGAATTATATAACAAAAACAGCACCTTACAGAAAAGAGGCCCCCTCCCCGGACCGGAAATCAATAGAAGAAGCAGACCCACCCGCGCTGACATCGACATCTGGAGGCAGAATCTTATCGAACGGCTGAAGATCACGCCATTAACCTGCTCCAGGAGCCAGGTGCCGAAGGTGATGGCAATGGTCGGCAGCACCGGTTCCGGAAAGACCACAACTGCCGCCAAACTCGCAGCATGGTTCAGTATCCGGCAGGGGCTCAAGGTGACGCTTCTCTCCCTTGACTGCTACCGGATCGGCGCCACCGAACAACTGCGGACCTACGCAAGAATCATGCGCATTCCCTGTGAAATAGTGCTTCGGGAAGAGGATCTTGACCGTGCCCTTGCCAAACATTCCAGCCAGGATCTGGTCATCATCGATACCGCCGGCAGAAGCCCTTACGATCACAAACACCTCGCGGAGATGACCGAACTTTTTTCACCGAGAACCTCCATCAAACCATATCTGGTTGTAAACGCCACCGCCAAGAAAGAGGATCTCAGACATCTGGCAAAGGCATATCAGCCGATGTCGCCCGCCGGACAGATCATCACCAAACTCGATGAAACCAGAGCCTACGCAACCCTCTGCCAGCATCTGGCCGAGACCGGAATGCCCATTTCCGGGTTGTGCACCGGCCAGCGGGTTCCTGAAGACTACCTCCCTGCCGATCTCGGCTACCTCTCGGCCCTCTTTACCAAAGGGTGGAGCGCGGCCGAGAAGAGCGCTGTATTTTCAGGATTGAAAACATGGAAGGAAAACTGA
- the flhB gene encoding flagellar biosynthesis protein FlhB, whose amino-acid sequence MAEESSGQEKTEQATPRRIADARKKGDVAKSAEVPSAAVLLAALFTLYLTGDYMLQRMMLLLTHYLGNLAQIEIVAVNMQQMTLDSLTGSAFILAPLMMAIFITAIIANFAQFGLLFAPDRITPKFSKVNPIQGFSNLFSKQTLAQTIKSVLKVLLIGYVAYYEVMKALPGILPLMDEGPYQILAFMARIAFWIFLKCALVIAALAAADYAFQRWQFMEKMKMTKQEIKDEAKQTEGDPHVKGRIRSIQMEMARRRMMEEVPKADVIITNPTHLAIALRYNAEAMNAPIVIAKGAGIIAERIKEVALEHHIPIMEDKPLARALYKNVKLDSPIPENLFQAVAEVLAYVYGLKRKSA is encoded by the coding sequence ATGGCTGAAGAATCATCGGGCCAGGAAAAAACCGAACAGGCCACCCCCCGGCGCATCGCCGATGCCCGTAAAAAGGGAGATGTGGCAAAAAGCGCTGAAGTGCCTTCTGCGGCGGTTTTGCTTGCTGCACTGTTCACCCTGTATCTCACCGGGGATTACATGCTGCAGAGAATGATGCTCCTGCTGACCCATTATCTCGGCAACCTGGCGCAAATTGAAATCGTCGCGGTCAATATGCAGCAGATGACACTGGACAGTCTTACCGGCTCCGCTTTTATCCTGGCACCCCTGATGATGGCGATCTTCATCACAGCAATCATCGCCAATTTTGCCCAGTTCGGTCTCCTGTTCGCTCCCGACAGGATCACCCCGAAATTTTCCAAGGTCAACCCGATCCAGGGTTTCAGCAATCTATTTTCCAAGCAGACTTTGGCCCAGACCATCAAGTCGGTCCTGAAAGTCCTGCTGATCGGTTATGTGGCCTATTACGAAGTCATGAAGGCCCTGCCCGGCATCTTGCCCCTGATGGACGAGGGTCCATATCAGATACTTGCTTTCATGGCCAGGATCGCTTTCTGGATCTTCCTGAAATGCGCCCTGGTGATCGCGGCCCTTGCCGCTGCCGATTATGCATTCCAGCGCTGGCAATTCATGGAAAAGATGAAGATGACCAAGCAGGAGATCAAGGATGAAGCCAAACAGACCGAAGGCGACCCTCACGTGAAGGGCAGAATCCGCTCCATCCAGATGGAGATGGCACGGCGAAGAATGATGGAGGAAGTGCCGAAGGCGGATGTGATTATCACCAACCCGACCCATCTGGCCATTGCTTTACGTTACAACGCTGAAGCAATGAACGCCCCGATCGTGATCGCGAAAGGCGCGGGAATCATTGCCGAAAGGATTAAGGAAGTCGCCCTCGAGCATCACATCCCGATTATGGAAGACAAGCCCCTCGCCAGAGCCCTTTACAAAAATGTAAAGCTCGACAGCCCGATACCCGAGAATCTTTTCCAGGCGGTTGCGGAAGTTCTCGCTTATGTATACGGCCTGAAGCGAAAATCGGCCTGA
- the flhA gene encoding flagellar biosynthesis protein FlhA, translating to MAEKTETLVQGSLMQIEKSSLVVAVGVVAILMVMIIPLPPFMLDLLLSMNITVGLLILLMSMYNAHPLDFSSFPSLLLITTLFRLSLNIASTRLILLHGHEGLGAVGQVIQSFGNFVVGGSYAVGLIIFLIMVLINFIVITKGSGRIAEVAARFTLDAMPGKQMAIDADLNAGLINEDDAKKRREDISRQSEFYGSMDGASKFVRGEAIASIVIMVINIIGGFFIGAFLQGMALGQAVETYTLLTIGDGLVSQIPALIISTSAGIIVSRAASDVSMGKEFFNQFSSQPHAMSVAAGIIILFGLIPGLPHIPFLVLGSLLGGLSIMALQKGAREQESAAEEVEKQKMAAKVSPGSPETVEALLPLDILELEVGYGLIPLVDDSQKGDLLERIRAIRRQFAIDMGLIIPPMHVRDNLQLRPDEYTLLLKGVEIARGEVMVDHLLAMDSGAAKRELEGIPTHEPAFKLPATWITVEKRDEAQMAGYTVVDPSTVIATHLTEILRSHGDELLGRQDTQKLLDNLAKTHPKVVEELVPGIMGLGGIQKVLQNLLRERVSIRDLLTICETLADHALMTKDPDVLTEFVRQKLSRSIVGGFTNEEGTLSVLTLATKTEDLIRESIQKSEQGSYLALEPNLAQRLLESIQASVDKIAEGGYHPLILCSAPIRRHLRRFLERFMPQIIIISHNELTTQSKIESLGTIEINPRKN from the coding sequence ATGGCGGAAAAAACAGAAACTTTAGTCCAGGGCAGCCTCATGCAGATTGAAAAATCGAGTCTGGTGGTGGCGGTCGGGGTAGTGGCCATCCTGATGGTCATGATTATCCCCCTGCCCCCCTTTATGCTCGACCTGCTCCTGTCGATGAACATCACCGTAGGATTGCTGATTCTGCTGATGTCGATGTATAACGCGCACCCGCTTGATTTCTCCTCCTTTCCGTCCTTGCTGCTGATCACAACCCTCTTCAGGTTGTCGCTGAACATCGCCTCCACCCGGCTCATCCTTCTCCACGGTCACGAAGGTCTCGGAGCCGTGGGCCAGGTAATCCAGTCTTTCGGAAATTTTGTGGTGGGCGGCAGTTACGCGGTCGGTCTGATCATCTTCCTGATCATGGTTTTGATCAATTTCATCGTTATCACCAAAGGTTCCGGCCGGATCGCCGAAGTTGCCGCCCGGTTCACCCTTGATGCCATGCCGGGCAAGCAGATGGCGATCGACGCCGACCTGAACGCCGGACTGATCAATGAGGATGATGCCAAAAAACGCAGGGAAGACATCTCCCGTCAGTCGGAATTCTACGGATCAATGGACGGTGCCAGCAAATTTGTCCGCGGCGAGGCGATCGCCAGTATCGTCATCATGGTCATCAACATCATCGGCGGTTTTTTCATCGGCGCTTTCCTGCAGGGCATGGCCCTCGGGCAGGCAGTTGAAACTTACACCCTGCTTACCATCGGCGACGGTCTGGTCTCCCAGATTCCGGCGCTGATCATCTCCACCTCAGCCGGCATCATCGTCAGTCGCGCCGCTTCAGATGTGAGCATGGGCAAGGAGTTCTTCAATCAGTTTTCCAGTCAGCCCCATGCCATGTCGGTAGCTGCCGGAATCATTATTCTCTTCGGCCTCATTCCCGGCCTGCCCCATATTCCCTTTCTGGTCCTCGGGTCTCTTCTGGGTGGCCTCTCCATCATGGCCTTGCAGAAAGGGGCCAGAGAGCAGGAAAGCGCAGCAGAAGAAGTCGAGAAACAGAAAATGGCGGCCAAAGTTTCCCCGGGCTCACCGGAAACAGTGGAAGCGCTTCTCCCCCTGGACATCCTTGAGCTTGAAGTGGGTTACGGCCTCATCCCGCTGGTCGATGACAGCCAGAAAGGCGACCTGCTGGAAAGGATCCGGGCCATCAGACGCCAGTTCGCGATCGATATGGGACTAATTATTCCGCCAATGCATGTGCGGGACAATCTGCAATTGCGCCCCGATGAATACACCCTTCTCCTGAAAGGCGTTGAAATCGCCCGGGGCGAGGTCATGGTGGACCATCTTCTGGCCATGGACTCCGGCGCGGCCAAGCGTGAACTGGAAGGCATTCCGACCCACGAACCGGCATTCAAACTGCCGGCAACCTGGATCACTGTTGAGAAACGGGATGAGGCACAGATGGCGGGCTACACCGTGGTCGATCCTTCAACGGTCATCGCCACCCATCTGACTGAAATCCTTCGCAGTCATGGCGATGAACTCTTAGGCCGGCAAGACACCCAGAAGCTTCTCGACAATCTGGCGAAGACCCATCCGAAGGTGGTTGAAGAGCTTGTTCCGGGAATTATGGGTCTGGGCGGTATTCAAAAGGTGTTGCAGAACCTCCTTCGCGAAAGGGTTTCTATCCGCGACCTGCTGACCATCTGTGAAACGCTCGCAGACCATGCGCTGATGACCAAGGACCCGGATGTTCTCACAGAGTTTGTCAGGCAGAAACTATCCCGCTCAATTGTCGGGGGATTCACCAATGAAGAAGGCACGCTCTCGGTTCTCACCCTCGCAACCAAGACCGAAGATCTGATCCGCGAATCTATTCAGAAATCGGAACAGGGTTCCTATCTTGCCCTGGAACCGAACCTTGCCCAGCGGCTCCTGGAGTCCATTCAGGCTTCGGTCGACAAAATAGCCGAGGGCGGATACCATCCGCTGATTCTCTGTTCTGCGCCGATCAGACGCCATTTACGGCGCTTCCTGGAACGCTTTATGCCCCAGATCATTATTATCTCCCACAACGAACTGACGACCCAATCAAAAATTGAGTCCCTTGGCACAATCGAGATCAATCCGAGAAAGAACTAA
- the fliP gene encoding flagellar type III secretion system pore protein FliP (The bacterial flagellar biogenesis protein FliP forms a type III secretion system (T3SS)-type pore required for flagellar assembly.): protein MKVSIEISAGTTLQQWVICGLIGGIALLVPDHCLAIPLPSLQLGIEEAKDPRQVSVLIEILLLFTVLSIAPAILLMTTCFTRLVVAFSFLRHAMGTQQMPPNQVLIGLSLFLTLFIMTPVFTKMNNTAIKPYLAEEISAERAFELSVKPMRAFMFSQTREKDLSLFLSMAEIGKPKNQDEVPTSVLIPAFMISELKTAFQIGFVIFLPFLIIDMVVASVLLSMGMMMLPPIMVSLPFKLLLFVLVDGWYLLVGSLVKSFGV, encoded by the coding sequence ATGAAAGTGTCAATCGAAATATCCGCCGGAACCACCCTTCAGCAATGGGTGATTTGCGGGTTGATCGGCGGTATCGCTCTTCTGGTCCCCGATCATTGCCTGGCCATCCCTTTGCCGAGTCTTCAGCTTGGTATTGAAGAGGCGAAGGATCCGCGCCAGGTTTCAGTCCTGATCGAGATCCTGCTGCTGTTCACGGTGCTGTCGATCGCCCCGGCCATTCTGCTGATGACCACCTGCTTCACCCGCCTGGTGGTAGCGTTCTCCTTTCTCCGGCATGCCATGGGGACCCAGCAGATGCCGCCCAATCAGGTCCTGATCGGATTATCGCTCTTTCTCACCTTGTTCATCATGACCCCAGTCTTCACCAAGATGAACAATACCGCGATCAAACCCTATCTGGCGGAAGAAATCAGCGCCGAGCGCGCCTTTGAGCTGAGCGTCAAACCGATGCGGGCATTCATGTTTTCCCAGACCAGGGAAAAGGATCTCTCCCTTTTTCTCAGTATGGCTGAAATCGGCAAACCAAAAAACCAGGATGAAGTGCCCACCTCGGTCCTGATCCCCGCTTTCATGATCAGCGAACTGAAAACCGCTTTCCAGATCGGCTTTGTGATCTTTCTGCCGTTTCTGATCATTGACATGGTGGTGGCAAGCGTCCTCTTGTCCATGGGCATGATGATGCTGCCGCCGATCATGGTCTCACTGCCATTCAAGCTGCTGCTGTTCGTTCTGGTTGACGGCTGGTATCTGCTGGTTGGCTCACTTGTTAAAAGTTTCGGGGTGTAA
- the fliM gene encoding flagellar motor switch protein FliM → MMEQILSQDEVDALLKGISGGDIEEPEEPIDSEEFGFTPYDFTRQEKIVQVKMPGMEVIHDSFLRATRGSLASSLRRIIDVTAVPMELDRFGAFVRTLPVPSSLQIFKMEPFRGHALMVLEPKLVFAFVENFLGGSGSRNVRIEGRDFTAIEQRLIQRVVNLLLSDLEKAWSSVHPIKIQYLRSEINPQFAKICQPEDVVIINRFEVDMDRAIGSITTCIPLSNLESVKSKLTTSFQKEQSEEDMLITRKLTDNVKNIEAPFNVRLGTVSLPASDILQLETGDILQLDQRKDSLLPGFIAGRLKYMGTPGIHRGNISYLIKRKVLDPEKETI, encoded by the coding sequence ATTATGGAACAGATCTTAAGCCAGGACGAAGTAGATGCCTTATTGAAAGGCATATCCGGCGGAGATATAGAAGAGCCTGAAGAACCGATAGATTCGGAGGAGTTCGGGTTCACTCCCTACGATTTCACCCGGCAGGAAAAAATCGTCCAGGTAAAGATGCCCGGCATGGAGGTAATCCATGACTCGTTTCTGAGAGCGACGCGCGGTTCACTGGCATCCAGTCTGCGCCGGATCATCGATGTTACCGCAGTCCCTATGGAGCTTGACCGGTTCGGCGCCTTTGTCCGCACCCTTCCGGTACCGAGCAGTCTGCAGATCTTCAAAATGGAGCCCTTCAGAGGCCATGCCCTGATGGTTCTTGAGCCGAAACTGGTCTTCGCCTTTGTCGAGAATTTTCTGGGCGGGAGCGGCTCCAGAAACGTCCGGATCGAAGGGCGTGACTTCACTGCAATCGAGCAACGGCTGATCCAGAGGGTCGTGAACCTGCTTCTTTCCGATCTTGAAAAAGCCTGGAGTTCAGTGCACCCGATCAAGATCCAGTACCTGAGAAGCGAGATCAACCCGCAGTTTGCCAAGATCTGCCAGCCCGAAGATGTGGTCATCATCAACCGTTTTGAGGTTGATATGGACCGGGCCATCGGCAGCATCACTACCTGCATCCCTTTATCAAACCTTGAATCGGTGAAATCCAAGCTGACCACCTCTTTCCAGAAGGAACAGAGTGAGGAGGACATGCTGATCACCCGAAAATTGACGGACAACGTCAAAAACATTGAAGCGCCCTTCAATGTAAGACTGGGGACGGTATCATTGCCCGCCTCCGATATTTTGCAATTGGAGACAGGAGACATCCTGCAGCTTGACCAGAGAAAGGACTCACTGCTGCCCGGATTCATTGCCGGGCGGCTGAAGTACATGGGGACCCCCGGCATTCACCGGGGCAACATCTCGTACCTGATTAAACGCAAAGTTCTGGATCCTGAAAAAGAAACGATCTAG
- the fliQ gene encoding flagellar biosynthesis protein FliQ: MTPIEVVSLSQDAVKICLMISAPLLIVGMVVGIIIALFQATTQIQEMTLTFVPKIVAIMMTLLFFSSWMMTTMIDYTENLINSLPMIIR, encoded by the coding sequence ATGACTCCAATCGAGGTTGTTTCACTGTCCCAGGATGCCGTCAAAATCTGCCTGATGATCAGCGCCCCGCTCCTGATCGTGGGGATGGTGGTGGGGATTATCATCGCCCTTTTCCAGGCAACCACCCAGATCCAGGAGATGACCCTGACCTTTGTCCCGAAAATCGTAGCGATCATGATGACCCTGCTCTTCTTCTCTTCATGGATGATGACAACCATGATCGACTACACGGAAAACCTCATCAACAGCCTGCCGATGATCATCAGGTGA
- a CDS encoding FliA/WhiG family RNA polymerase sigma factor, whose protein sequence is MNRNPSPKLKDYTKLYFDTAGKLDHGKRNELIITCTPLIKYIAIRLASRLPAHVSTDDLISCGIIGLIDAIDKFDLSKNVQFKTYAEFRIKGAMLDELRSLDWMPRSVRRKVTDLEKAYGTLEKKLGRPATDEEVAESLDLELDEFHKLLNETKSISFIDIELLRQKVTPHDVSESMIESLTKSDDDPFAAISLSEIRTILAQAITELPEKERLVVTLYYYEELTMKEIGDVMDYTESRISQMHSKSMLRLRTKLKKALEDV, encoded by the coding sequence ATGAACAGAAATCCTTCACCAAAACTGAAAGATTATACAAAATTGTATTTTGACACGGCGGGCAAACTTGACCATGGCAAACGCAACGAGCTTATCATTACCTGTACTCCGCTGATCAAATATATCGCCATCCGCCTTGCATCACGGCTTCCGGCCCATGTTTCAACCGATGACCTGATCAGTTGCGGCATAATCGGCCTGATCGATGCCATCGACAAATTCGATCTTTCAAAAAATGTCCAGTTCAAAACTTACGCCGAATTCAGGATTAAGGGGGCCATGCTTGATGAACTGCGCTCACTCGACTGGATGCCGAGATCCGTACGCAGAAAAGTGACCGATCTTGAAAAAGCTTACGGCACCCTGGAAAAAAAGCTCGGCAGACCTGCCACTGACGAAGAGGTCGCTGAATCGCTAGACCTGGAACTGGATGAGTTCCACAAACTCCTCAACGAAACCAAGAGCATTTCCTTTATTGATATCGAACTCTTGAGGCAAAAAGTAACACCGCATGACGTCAGTGAAAGCATGATAGAATCCCTGACCAAGAGTGACGATGATCCTTTTGCCGCCATAAGTCTATCGGAGATACGGACCATCCTCGCCCAGGCGATCACTGAACTGCCTGAAAAGGAACGGCTGGTGGTCACCCTGTACTATTACGAGGAGCTCACCATGAAAGAAATCGGTGACGTCATGGACTACACCGAGTCTCGTATTTCCCAGATGCACAGCAAATCAATGTTGCGCCTCAGGACAAAACTGAAAAAAGCTCTGGAAGACGTATAG
- the fliR gene encoding flagellar biosynthetic protein FliR: MIDSGVLNWTLTQVLLLLVILIRVGPLIFLMPVTGSRGVPGQVKILISLMTALVLVPVIRIDPGILPESAIDFIIFVGREFCIGMTLALFVRFVFAAVETAGQMVGIQMGMGMAGTMDPQFGVQISLVGFFWNLVAILIFLSLDGHHLFFRTLADSFDWIQPGGMEITQATYLGILKGAANMFVLAVKIMAPAGAALFFSHVAMGIIAKTVPQIPILIVGLPVNIAIGLIFVGLSLSYLAPLMISNFDMLGRLLPRLAAGLGG, encoded by the coding sequence ATGATCGATAGTGGAGTATTAAACTGGACACTGACCCAGGTTCTCCTGCTGCTGGTCATCCTGATCCGGGTCGGCCCCCTGATCTTCCTGATGCCGGTCACGGGCTCAAGGGGTGTTCCCGGGCAGGTGAAGATCCTGATCTCCCTCATGACCGCCCTGGTTCTGGTTCCGGTTATCAGGATCGACCCGGGAATTCTGCCCGAAAGCGCCATCGACTTTATCATCTTTGTCGGCCGGGAGTTCTGCATCGGGATGACCCTGGCGCTCTTTGTCCGATTTGTTTTTGCCGCCGTGGAAACTGCCGGCCAGATGGTCGGAATCCAGATGGGCATGGGGATGGCGGGTACGATGGACCCGCAGTTCGGTGTCCAAATCTCCCTTGTGGGTTTTTTCTGGAATCTGGTGGCAATCCTTATCTTTCTAAGCCTTGACGGACATCATCTTTTTTTCCGGACCCTGGCCGACAGCTTTGACTGGATACAACCGGGCGGCATGGAGATCACCCAGGCAACCTATCTCGGCATCCTGAAAGGGGCGGCAAACATGTTTGTCCTGGCGGTAAAAATTATGGCACCGGCGGGAGCCGCCCTGTTTTTTTCCCATGTGGCAATGGGGATCATCGCCAAAACCGTTCCCCAGATCCCGATTCTTATTGTCGGCCTGCCGGTGAATATCGCCATCGGTCTTATTTTCGTCGGGCTCTCCCTTTCCTATCTGGCGCCGCTCATGATCAGCAATTTCGACATGCTCGGCCGACTGCTGCCCAGACTCGCCGCCGGACTCGGAGGATAA
- a CDS encoding MinD/ParA family protein: MTQADTLEKIMTKRNGVNMGIHPKGIRSPRVICITSGKGGVGKSNIATNLAYSLAAKGKNVLILDADLNLANIDVLLGLTPRYNINHVLKGEKSLREVIVEGPGGFSILPASSGIMELAHITEKQKLYFLSEMETVANDLDFLLIDTAAGINDNVVYFNLTAQERIIVLTPEPTSLTDAYALIKVLASRHDVKKFRVLVNQAGSDKEATNVFRKLSDVADRFLDTISLDFLGFIPTDASLPKAVRKQRLVSALYPESSSSQSFARLAEEISGETPEQTPDGNIKFFWKGIVDL, translated from the coding sequence ATGACGCAGGCTGATACACTGGAAAAGATCATGACAAAACGCAACGGGGTAAACATGGGCATCCACCCGAAAGGAATCCGATCACCTCGGGTCATCTGTATCACCAGCGGGAAAGGCGGGGTCGGCAAATCCAATATCGCCACCAATCTTGCTTATAGCCTCGCCGCCAAAGGGAAAAATGTTCTGATTCTCGATGCAGATCTGAACCTGGCCAATATCGACGTGCTTCTCGGCCTTACCCCCCGCTACAATATCAACCATGTCCTGAAGGGGGAAAAAAGCCTGCGGGAGGTCATTGTCGAAGGTCCAGGCGGATTCTCGATTCTCCCGGCCAGTTCGGGAATAATGGAGCTCGCTCACATCACCGAGAAACAGAAACTTTATTTCCTGTCGGAAATGGAAACCGTGGCAAACGATCTGGATTTTCTGCTGATCGATACCGCTGCCGGAATAAATGACAACGTCGTCTACTTTAACCTGACCGCCCAGGAAAGAATCATCGTCCTCACCCCCGAACCAACTTCCCTGACAGATGCGTATGCCCTGATCAAGGTTCTTGCCAGCCGACATGACGTCAAAAAATTCAGAGTGCTGGTCAATCAGGCTGGCTCGGACAAGGAAGCGACAAACGTGTTCCGCAAACTTTCCGATGTCGCCGACCGTTTTCTCGACACCATCTCTCTGGACTTCCTGGGATTCATTCCAACTGATGCAAGCCTGCCGAAAGCTGTCCGCAAGCAACGCCTGGTCTCTGCTCTCTACCCGGAATCCTCTTCCAGCCAATCATTCGCCAGGCTCGCGGAAGAAATTTCCGGTGAAACCCCGGAGCAAACACCCGACGGGAATATAAAATTTTTCTGGAAAGGCATTGTTGATCTGTAA
- a CDS encoding flagellar biosynthetic protein FliO yields the protein MTGINRILSTAVPAGIFTALFLTEAFALTTEPGIPAAVSPGSTASLLLAIVKVAGALALVIGLMMLTMMLFRKFGVGRSDLGSGSLISILDTRMVAPKKYVAVLKIADELIAVGITDQQINLLGHLENGAEIISSISEKNVPAGGFSFPDILDRAAGSLKNLKNRHQ from the coding sequence ATGACCGGCATTAACAGGATACTTTCGACGGCTGTTCCGGCAGGAATTTTCACCGCACTCTTCCTGACTGAGGCCTTCGCCCTGACCACGGAACCCGGGATTCCGGCAGCGGTTTCCCCAGGCAGCACCGCAAGCCTGCTCCTGGCCATTGTCAAGGTTGCCGGAGCCCTTGCTCTGGTGATCGGCCTGATGATGCTGACCATGATGCTCTTCAGGAAATTCGGGGTGGGCAGGTCCGATCTCGGCAGTGGTTCATTGATCTCCATTCTGGACACCAGGATGGTTGCCCCGAAAAAATATGTGGCCGTGCTGAAGATTGCCGATGAACTCATCGCCGTCGGCATTACCGATCAGCAGATCAACCTGCTCGGCCATCTTGAAAACGGTGCGGAAATCATCTCATCCATTTCAGAAAAGAACGTCCCTGCCGGCGGGTTTTCTTTTCCAGATATTCTGGACCGGGCCGCCGGCTCTTTAAAGAATCTCAAAAACCGCCACCAATAA
- the fliN gene encoding flagellar motor switch protein FliN — translation MADENTTKPPQGSNPGSGSGGDDWAASLEDQAGGKQAQTAGFEELAEGRTDKAGSQNLDFLLDIPLKVSVELGRAKMIINKLLQLTQGSVVELDKAAGEPVDILVNDKLLGKGEVIVVNDRFGIRITEIISQADRIKSMS, via the coding sequence ATGGCAGATGAAAATACAACTAAACCCCCTCAGGGGAGCAATCCCGGATCCGGGAGCGGCGGCGATGACTGGGCCGCCTCTCTTGAAGACCAGGCAGGCGGCAAACAAGCTCAGACCGCTGGATTTGAAGAGCTAGCCGAAGGCCGTACCGACAAAGCCGGAAGCCAGAACCTGGACTTCCTCCTCGACATTCCCCTGAAGGTCTCGGTGGAACTTGGCCGGGCAAAGATGATCATCAACAAACTGCTCCAGCTGACCCAGGGCTCCGTGGTCGAGCTTGACAAGGCGGCCGGTGAGCCGGTGGACATCCTGGTAAATGACAAGCTTCTCGGCAAAGGTGAGGTCATTGTGGTCAATGATCGTTTCGGCATCAGGATCACCGAAATTATCAGCCAGGCCGACAGAATAAAGAGCATGAGCTGA